From the Panthera leo isolate Ple1 chromosome C1, P.leo_Ple1_pat1.1, whole genome shotgun sequence genome, one window contains:
- the CC1H1orf56 gene encoding protein MENT, with protein sequence MVPAAGALFWALLLSLGPRAAGAQGLTSTESQRVSFRSGVPMSRNYRTTPRTGAPKKMRVTMEDEDDLVARADRLAGPAAAELLASTVATGVRKSIVSSPEEDESLEEGVVINARKSNVSGEALRATSNTARMPNPRFKANTQEPEIRMSSSDQRANTWMSTEDLVHPDSTMSQWSTAGSTPRPWPHPSPTAMPPAEDLRLVLMPWGPWHCHCRSGTMSRSRAGRLQGLSGRLRVGALSQLRTEHRPCTYQQCPCNRLREECPLDTGLCPDTSCTTQTTTTTTTTTTTTTPIPPLSSRLRPTPFLFFGPSPSPSPSPALAFWRRVRMGLEDIWNSLSSVFTEMQPLERNRR encoded by the exons ATGGTCCCCGCCGCCGGCGCGCTGTTCTGGGCCCTGCTGCTGAGTCTGGGGCCCCGGGCGGCGGGGGCCCAAGGCCTGACTTCCACCGAGTCGCAGCGGGTAAGTTTCCGCTCCGGGGTCCCGATGTCCCGCAACTACCGGACCACCCCCCGGACCGGCGCTCCCAAGAAGATGAGGGTAACAATGGAGGACGAGGATGACCTCGTGGCCCGTGCCGACCGCCTGGCAGGCCCGGCCGCGGCCGAGCTCTTGGCCTCCACGGTGGCCACAGGCGTCAGAAAGTCAATTGTGTCATCGCCGGAGGAAGATGAGTCTTTGGAAGAGGGGGTTGTGATCAACGCCAGAAAGAGTAACGTGAGCGGAGAGGCTCTCCGAGCGACTTCCAATACGGCGAGGATGCCCAACCCAAGGTTTAAAGCAAATACCCAGGAGCCCGAGatcaggatgtcttcttcagaCCAGCGGGCCAACACGTGGATGTCCACTGAGGACTTGGTTCACCCCGACAGTACCATGAGCCAGTGGTCAACAGCAGGGTCCACCCCGAGACCGTGGCCACACCCTTCACCAACAGCCATGCCGCCAGCCGAGGACCTGCGGCTGGTTCTCATGCCCTGGGGCCCATGGCACTGCCACTGCAGGTCAGGCACCATGAGCCGGTCCAGGGCAGGCAGGCTGCAAGGCCTTTCCGGGCGCCTTCGAGTTGGAGCACTGAGCCAACTCCGCACAGAGCACCGGCCTTGTACCTACCAGCAGTGTCCCTGCAACCGACTTAGGGAGGAGTGCCCTCTGGACACCGGTCTCTGCCCTGACACCAGCTGCACCACTCagaccactaccaccaccaccactaccaccaccactaccactccCATACCGCCCCTCAGCTCTAGACTCAGAcccacccccttcctcttctttggccccagccccagccccagccccagtccaGCCCTTGCTTTTTGGAGACGAGTCCGGATGGGGCTGGAGGATATTTGGAACAGTCTGTCTTCAGTGTTCACAGAGATGCAACCA CTAGAGAGAAACCGCAGGTAA